The genomic region ACCTCAACTGGAACAGTATCCATGTTTACCTCGTCACGTTCTGGCCTACACCTGATAAAACGCGAAAAAGTCCTGAAGCTCACCTTGCGTGACCAGTACCTGATAGGGGAAACAATCCGCAATGCCCTCAAGAGCGCGCAGGCGCTGAACCCGCTGCAAGAAATCGGCTGCCATCTCCTCATTCACCTGCCAGGTATGCCGGAGAAACTGGCCCCACAAAGCGCGAAATTGCAAATGAGGGCTGTCAACCCTGGCCGATTGCCCAAAGGTCGGTGGGAAGAGACGCCGATACGCATCCCAATTGTAGAGCCACGATCCCCCAGATACCCATCTTGCCTGGGGATGAGCGTCTCGAATATACTGAAACATCGCGCGCATTTCGGCCACGCGGACAGATCGCCGCTCGTGGCTCAACGCGCCGCAGGACGAGGTATCCTGATTAGAAAAGTGGAGACGAATTGCCAGGCGCTCAGGATAGTAATCATAAGCGAAGCACCCCCAATGAGGAAAATCCGTGAACTTCGGGATGTTTGGATAGCGTGTGAGATAGGTCTGATAGGCCCACGCGGTATCCTGGCGCGTCCCCTGCAATCCCTGGATATACGATTGCCATGCTGGCTGCGCGGCGTCAAACTGGCCTTCTATCCCCAGGATTTTATAGATCGCCGTATTATGCAGAACAGCTTCAGCAAGCGACAGCCGGGCAACTTCAGCCACTTTCCGAGCAAACAGCAGTTGCACCTCAAGATAGCGCTCAGGATAGACTTGAACCTGTGCTTGCATATCTGGTTCCTTTGCTGCCTTGCAGCAGCACGTTGACGGGCTTCTACTCGCTCAAGCCTGCCCACTCCTCATAAAGAGCAGCCAATCTGGCTTTCTCACGCTCGTAATCTTCGGCAAGCGTCGTGATGCGCTCAACGTCGGCTTCCAGGCTGGCCGCCGAGAGCTGCTCCTCCAGCGCAGCGACACGCTGCTCAGTCGCGCTGATCTCCGCTTCGACATCGCCGATCTGGCGCGTGGCCTTGCCCTTACTTGAGACCGTCTGGCCTTTTCTCCCATTTGCCTGCGACGGGGCCGCTGCGGCTTGCGATTCCTGCCGCCGCGCCTGAATCGCCGCGCGCGCCGCCGCAGCGGCCTTGCGCGTCCGATAATCGGTATAATTGCCCGGATGGTTGATGAGCGCCCCGTCCTGCACCATCCAGACGCGCGTCGCCAGCGCATCCACAAAATAGCGGTCATGCGAAACGAAGAGCAGCGTTCCATCATACCCGGCCAGCACTTCTTCGAGGAACTGGCGCGAGGGTAGGTCCAGGTGGTTCGTCGGCTCGTCCAGCACCAGGAAATTCGCACCGAGCAGCGTCAGCTTTGCCAGCGCCAGGCGGCTGCGTTCGCCGCCGCTGAGCGCGCTGATCGGCTTATAGACATCATCTCCGCTGAAGAGAAAGCGCCCCAGAAACGTGCGGGCGCTCTCCTCGCTGAAGGGCGTTGCCTGGCGAATCTCATCCAGCACCGTACTCTGGGGATTCAGGTCGTCATGTGTCTGCGCGTAATAGCCCACCAGCACATTATGCCCCAGCGCCACGCGCCCCTCCAGCGGAGCAAGCTGCCCGATAATCGTTCGCAAAAGGGTCGTCTTGCCGCTGCCGTTCGGGCCGAGCATGCCGATGCGCTCGCCGCGCTGCACTTCCATATCGGGAACCATCAACAGACGCAAGGCGCCATCGGCTGCATTCGTCTCTGGATACCCAACCACCAGCTTCTGCGTCGAAAGCGCCATCTGCCCGCTTTCAATCTGCTTGCCCAGCCGGAAGCGCATTTCCTGAAAATCTTGCGGGCGCTCCAGCCGCTCCATCCGGTTCAACAGCGTCTGGCGGCCACGCGCCTCTTTGCTGCGCTGCCCAGCTTTATAGCGCCGGATAAACTCCTCGGTGCGGGCGATATACTCCTGCTGCTCCTCGTATTCTTTGCGCCGCCGTTCCAGCCGCTCGGCGCGCTGCTGCAAGTAGCGCGTGTAGTTGCCCTTATATTCCTCGACACGCCCAAATGCCAGTTCCAGCACGCGCGACACGACCTTATCAAGAAAATAGCGATCATGGGCCACGACGATGATCGCGCCCTTCCAGCCGCTCAGATACTCTTCCAGCCATTCCAGCGCAGCCAGATCAAGATGGTTTGTCGGCTCGTCCAGCAAGAGCAGGTCCGGCTCCTGCAACAACAGCTTGCCCAGCGCCGCGCGCGTCTGCTGGCCGCCGCTCAGGCTCGTCGCGGGAAGCGCCTGCTGCTCTTTGGTAAAGCCCAGGCCATCCAGCACCTGGTCAACGCGCGCCCCAATCGTATACCCGCCCGCGTGCTCAAACCGCTCTTGCAACTCAGCATAGCGGTCCAGCAGACGCTCGTACTCCTCAGCATTCTCAAACGATTCCGGCGTCTCCATGCGCGCCGCCAGCGTATGCAGCTCCTGCTCCCAGGCATGCGCGTTCGCAAAGACCTGAAGCATCTCTTCGCGCAGTGTGCGCGTTGGCACAAAGCCTGCCGTCTGCGTCAGATAGCCCACGCGCAGCGCGCTCGCGCCGGAAAGCGCGCCGCCATCCGCCTCCTGGCGGCCAGCCAGAATATCCAGCAGGGTTGATTTGCCCGCGCCGTTCGGACCA from Ktedonobacterales bacterium harbors:
- a CDS encoding ABC-F family ATP-binding cassette domain-containing protein, with product MSLLTVENLTKSFGAEMVFSDVSFRVDANDRIGLVGPNGAGKSTLLDILAGRQEADGGALSGASALRVGYLTQTAGFVPTRTLREEMLQVFANAHAWEQELHTLAARMETPESFENAEEYERLLDRYAELQERFEHAGGYTIGARVDQVLDGLGFTKEQQALPATSLSGGQQTRAALGKLLLQEPDLLLLDEPTNHLDLAALEWLEEYLSGWKGAIIVVAHDRYFLDKVVSRVLELAFGRVEEYKGNYTRYLQQRAERLERRRKEYEEQQEYIARTEEFIRRYKAGQRSKEARGRQTLLNRMERLERPQDFQEMRFRLGKQIESGQMALSTQKLVVGYPETNAADGALRLLMVPDMEVQRGERIGMLGPNGSGKTTLLRTIIGQLAPLEGRVALGHNVLVGYYAQTHDDLNPQSTVLDEIRQATPFSEESARTFLGRFLFSGDDVYKPISALSGGERSRLALAKLTLLGANFLVLDEPTNHLDLPSRQFLEEVLAGYDGTLLFVSHDRYFVDALATRVWMVQDGALINHPGNYTDYRTRKAAAAARAAIQARRQESQAAAAPSQANGRKGQTVSSKGKATRQIGDVEAEISATEQRVAALEEQLSAASLEADVERITTLAEDYEREKARLAALYEEWAGLSE